CCTGGGCGACGAGCCGGGTGAATTCCGCCCGGTCGGACTGTCCCTCGGTGGCGCCCTCGGCGAGCTTCTGCACCGTGGCGAGGTTCCACTCCTTGGCGCTCGGGCTGCCCCGGAGCACGTCCGCGGTGGCCGCCACCGCCAGGGCGAAGCGGAAGTCGGCGGAGGCCGCCTCGAGCGAGGCGCGCATCATCTTCGGCTCGAAGGGGAAGGCCTGCTCGGCGGCCTCGGTCCCGGAGGGCGTCTTCGCGCGGATGCGCACCGTGCCCAGGGACGCCTGGGGCTGGGTGAGCTCCACCTCGTAGAGCGCGGTGACGCTGTGGCCGGCGCCAATCTCGCCCGCGTCCACCTTGTCGTCGCGGAAGTCCTGGTCGGCGATGTTCCGGTTCTCGTAACCCACCAGCCGGTAGCGGCGCACCACCTTGGGGTCGAACTCCACCTGCACCTTCACGTCCTTGGCGATGACCTCCAGGGTGCCGGTGAGCTGCTGCTCGAAGACCTTGCGCGCTTCCTTGTGGCTGTCGATGTAGAAGCAGTTGCCGTTGCCCTTGTCGGCGAGCTTCTCCATCAGGTCATCCCGGTAGTTGCCCATGCCGAAGCCGATGGTCGACAGGGTGACGCCTTCCTTCACGTAGCCCTCGATGCCGCGCAGCATGGTGTCCGCGGAGAGGTTGGGGCCGATGTTGGCGTCGCCATCCGTGAGCACCACCACGCGCGACACCACGCGGGCCGAGGCCTTCTTCACCGCGTGCCGATAGGCCATCTCCATGCCCGAGCCCATGGCGGTGCCGCCCCCGGACTCCAGCGAGTCGATGGCCTTGTAGATGCGCTCCAGGTCCGTCGCCGGGGTGGGCGACAGCACGTCCCGGGTGCTCCCCGCGTAGGTGACGAGCGCCACCGTGTCGTTCTCGTTGAGGTTCTTCACCGCGATCTTCATCGCCTCCTTGGCCAGCGGCAGCTTGTCCGGCTGGCTCATGGAGCCACTGGTGTCCACGAGGAAGACGAGGTGCGCGGGCTTGCGCTGCGAGCGCGAGACGCTCTTGCCCTGGATGCCCACGCGTACGAAGTGCCGGCCCTGGGCGAAGGGGGAGGGCGCGCCCTCCAGGTGCACGCGGAAGGCGCCCTCCTCGGGAGGGGCGTAGCGGTACTTGAAGTAGTTGACGAACTCCTCCACCCGCACCGACGCGCCCGGGGGCAGCGAG
Above is a window of Cystobacter fuscus DNA encoding:
- a CDS encoding vWA domain-containing protein — protein: MPSSKPNPLSRWGGAALALSLVSGCSTSSNPAAVIQGKEVARKEVLADSPPPPPPEPQQEFVAAPASKKLDQREVLAAPPARRAPQMELEAAPAPAEVEADAVVDEGSATAGVSAASAGRALAAPQASLAPKMEMKRAAKPAPAKLPTQLYDRAPEPVSPGNTFAEHTPNAFTETAADKLSTFAVDVDTASYTVARRYLTQGSLPPGASVRVEEFVNYFKYRYAPPEEGAFRVHLEGAPSPFAQGRHFVRVGIQGKSVSRSQRKPAHLVFLVDTSGSMSQPDKLPLAKEAMKIAVKNLNENDTVALVTYAGSTRDVLSPTPATDLERIYKAIDSLESGGGTAMGSGMEMAYRHAVKKASARVVSRVVVLTDGDANIGPNLSADTMLRGIEGYVKEGVTLSTIGFGMGNYRDDLMEKLADKGNGNCFYIDSHKEARKVFEQQLTGTLEVIAKDVKVQVEFDPKVVRRYRLVGYENRNIADQDFRDDKVDAGEIGAGHSVTALYEVELTQPQASLGTVRIRAKTPSGTEAAEQAFPFEPKMMRASLEAASADFRFALAVAATADVLRGSPSAKEWNLATVQKLAEGATEGQSDRAEFTRLVAQARGLLGATARDAR